A region of Ferruginibacter albus DNA encodes the following proteins:
- a CDS encoding alpha-amylase family glycosyl hydrolase: MKKLFTIALALTSLFTKAQLLSWSSDFITESSTPVTIIMNANYGNKALLNYTPTSNVYVHIGVITNKSTSSADWKHVVFSSFTTATPAANCTYLGNNQWSFTITGGLRTFFSVTDPTETIQKIAILFRNGNGTVKQANSSGNDMFIPVYTTGSLYARIDNPFRQPEYIPIPETSTKSVGSNLPLVAKASLAGSTIQTYFNGNLIATNVGTKDSNNVIITASGTQTIIVVATNGANVSRDTLSIFVRPSTAIAALPSNLYDNGVPHEGITYYGCTDSVSLVLYAPNKSSSYVIGDFSGSNWTQQTQYQMYKTPDGNYYWLTIHGLTPTTEYGFQYVVDDSLYIADPYSEKILDGNNDQYIPVSAYPNPKPYPTNANVSKGKNGLIGVLQTCAPSYTWKAPAFIRPDKKNLVIEEVLVRDFASTNGNGNFKLLLDSLNYFKSLGINAIELMPVSEFSGDDSWGYNPNFYCALDKAYGTKNMYKAFIDSCHSNGIAVIMDVVYNQVDDNGVQVPEARLYWDKTNSRPAANNPWLNQTAPHPYGVFLDLNHTSTATQYWVERSLMYWLKEYNIDGFRFDLAKGFTQTQSNNTTVENFDQSRIDNLYRYYKYVQDNNPGTTMPYMILEFLAGNTPSAEENAYANIGFLLWASIGTNGTPSQTSWDQNSMGYASNSNLSRSIYNSSDEGFSVPAAIPYAGSHDDQRLMYTTVTYGNGATVKSIAGTGGALQRQAAIAAILFLAPGPKMLYQFDERGYDISINGTSYNNPHWEYLTTDANATARKACVAAYSKIISLRLSNPEVFNNTTFSYDLYDGGGLFRRFQIADPNSSGMKITVIANFDITAQTRTITFQTTGNWYNYQSNGTSSGANGATGSIYNVSTASQSITLQPGEYHVYVYQPPTNYTFIGNGNWTDASNWMAGSVPPATLPNGSAIYVQPAPGGKAILNTSQTISSGATFNVAPGKNLSVPLNLTIQ, translated from the coding sequence ATGAAAAAGTTATTTACAATTGCATTAGCATTAACCTCGTTATTTACAAAAGCACAATTACTTTCCTGGTCGTCGGATTTTATTACAGAAAGTTCTACGCCAGTTACTATTATAATGAATGCCAACTACGGCAATAAGGCATTATTAAATTATACCCCTACTTCTAATGTATATGTTCATATTGGTGTAATTACCAACAAAAGCACGTCTTCGGCAGATTGGAAACATGTAGTGTTTTCATCGTTTACAACTGCTACTCCTGCTGCTAATTGTACTTACCTGGGAAATAATCAATGGTCATTCACAATAACCGGGGGGTTGCGCACTTTTTTCAGTGTAACTGATCCAACAGAAACTATTCAAAAAATAGCTATTCTTTTTAGAAATGGCAATGGTACCGTAAAGCAAGCCAATTCATCGGGTAATGATATGTTTATTCCCGTCTATACCACAGGTTCTTTATATGCCAGAATTGACAACCCTTTTCGCCAACCGGAATATATTCCCATACCTGAAACTTCTACAAAAAGTGTAGGATCCAATCTTCCTTTAGTTGCAAAAGCAAGTCTGGCGGGAAGCACAATTCAAACTTATTTCAATGGCAATTTGATTGCAACAAATGTTGGAACAAAAGATAGTAACAATGTTATTATTACTGCATCGGGTACACAAACCATAATCGTTGTAGCTACCAATGGCGCAAATGTATCAAGAGACACATTATCGATCTTTGTCCGCCCCTCTACCGCTATAGCCGCATTGCCATCTAATTTGTATGATAACGGAGTGCCGCATGAGGGTATTACTTATTATGGATGTACAGATTCCGTATCACTCGTATTGTATGCTCCTAATAAAAGCTCTTCATACGTTATTGGCGATTTTTCCGGCAGCAACTGGACACAACAAACGCAGTACCAGATGTACAAAACACCCGATGGAAATTATTATTGGCTCACTATTCACGGGCTTACTCCGACAACAGAATATGGTTTTCAATATGTAGTGGATGATAGTTTATATATCGCAGATCCTTATTCAGAAAAAATCCTGGATGGCAACAATGACCAATACATACCTGTTTCAGCGTACCCTAATCCTAAACCTTACCCTACTAATGCGAACGTATCAAAAGGTAAAAATGGACTGATCGGCGTTTTGCAAACCTGCGCTCCTTCTTATACATGGAAGGCTCCGGCTTTTATTCGTCCCGATAAAAAGAACCTTGTTATTGAGGAAGTATTGGTTCGTGATTTTGCCTCAACAAACGGAAATGGTAATTTTAAATTATTACTGGACTCTTTAAATTATTTTAAAAGCTTAGGTATAAATGCTATTGAATTAATGCCTGTTTCAGAATTCAGTGGAGATGATAGCTGGGGATACAATCCTAACTTTTATTGTGCGCTGGATAAGGCTTACGGAACAAAAAACATGTACAAAGCATTTATTGACTCTTGTCATTCCAACGGAATAGCTGTAATTATGGATGTTGTATACAATCAGGTTGATGATAATGGCGTGCAAGTTCCAGAAGCGAGATTATATTGGGACAAAACCAACAGCCGGCCAGCTGCAAACAATCCATGGTTAAATCAAACAGCACCACATCCTTATGGTGTGTTCCTGGATCTGAATCATACTTCAACCGCAACTCAATATTGGGTAGAGCGCTCCTTAATGTACTGGTTAAAAGAGTATAATATTGATGGTTTTAGATTCGATCTTGCTAAAGGATTTACTCAAACACAAAGCAATAATACTACTGTAGAAAACTTTGATCAATCACGCATAGATAATTTATATCGTTACTATAAATATGTACAGGATAATAATCCGGGCACAACAATGCCTTATATGATCCTTGAGTTTTTGGCAGGCAACACTCCAAGCGCTGAAGAAAATGCTTATGCAAACATTGGGTTTTTATTGTGGGCTTCTATTGGAACAAATGGAACACCATCTCAAACTTCCTGGGATCAGAATTCAATGGGATATGCATCCAATTCCAATCTTTCCCGCTCTATCTACAATAGTTCAGACGAAGGCTTTTCAGTACCTGCAGCAATACCATATGCCGGCAGTCATGATGATCAACGTTTAATGTACACTACCGTTACTTACGGTAATGGCGCAACGGTAAAATCAATTGCAGGTACAGGAGGAGCACTTCAAAGACAAGCAGCTATTGCCGCAATATTGTTTTTAGCACCCGGTCCAAAAATGTTATATCAATTTGATGAAAGAGGGTACGACATATCCATCAACGGAACTTCTTACAATAATCCGCATTGGGAATATCTAACTACAGATGCCAATGCCACAGCAAGAAAAGCATGCGTAGCAGCATATAGTAAAATTATCAGCCTTCGATTATCGAATCCGGAAGTATTTAATAATACTACTTTTTCTTATGATCTATATGATGGCGGCGGATTGTTCAGAAGATTTCAGATCGCAGATCCTAACAGCAGTGGTATGAAAATAACGGTTATTGCCAATTTTGATATTACCGCACAAACAAGAACTATAACTTTTCAAACAACCGGCAACTGGTATAATTATCAATCGAATGGTACAAGTTCCGGGGCAAATGGGGCTACAGGTTCTATATACAATGTTAGCACAGCTTCACAAAGCATTACCTTACAACCGGGCGAGTATCATGTGTATGTTTATCAACCGCCAACCAATTATACGTTTATTGGAAACGGAAATTGGACAGATGCTTCTAACTGGATGGCAGGAAGCGTTCCTCCCGCAACATTACCAAACGGCTCTGCAATATATGTACAGCCTGCACCAGGAGGAAAAGCTATTTTAAATACATCACAGACAATATCTTCTGGAGCAACATTCAATGTAGCTCCCGGCAAAAACTTATCGGTACCATTAAATCTTACGATTCAATAG
- a CDS encoding peroxiredoxin, protein MSLRLGDVAPNFKAKTSIGEIDFYEYLGNSWGILFSHPADYTPVCTTELGRTAALKDEFAKRNVKVLALSVDPVDKHLGWINDINETQNCEVDFPIIADDDRKVSNLYEFIHPNASATATVRSLVIIGPDKLVKLIITYPASTGRNFVEVLRVVDSLQLTANHSVATPANWNHGEDVIVVPAVSTEDAIKKFPKGVKIVKPYLRYTPQPNLD, encoded by the coding sequence ATGAGCTTACGTTTAGGGGATGTTGCTCCCAACTTTAAAGCAAAAACTTCAATCGGCGAAATCGATTTTTACGAATATCTTGGCAACTCATGGGGTATTCTTTTTTCTCACCCTGCAGATTACACTCCTGTTTGTACAACAGAGTTAGGAAGAACTGCGGCACTAAAAGATGAATTTGCTAAACGCAATGTAAAAGTATTGGCATTAAGCGTTGACCCGGTAGATAAACATTTAGGTTGGATCAATGACATCAACGAAACACAGAATTGTGAAGTTGATTTCCCTATTATCGCTGATGATGACAGGAAAGTTTCTAACTTATACGAATTCATCCATCCAAATGCTTCTGCAACGGCTACTGTACGTTCATTAGTAATTATCGGCCCGGATAAATTGGTTAAATTAATTATTACTTACCCTGCTTCTACCGGAAGAAATTTTGTGGAAGTATTGAGAGTAGTTGATTCATTACAGTTAACAGCTAATCACAGCGTAGCTACTCCGGCTAACTGGAATCATGGAGAAGATGTGATTGTAGTACCTGCTGTAAGTACGGAAGATGCTATTAAAAAATTCCCTAAAGGAGTTAAAATAGTAAAACCTTACTTACGTTATACTCCTCAGCCGAATTTAGATTAA
- a CDS encoding RrF2 family transcriptional regulator: MLSKKTQYALKALGYLAGKFGDGPVLISEISKKKKIPIKFLETILLELKQAQILDSKKGKGGGYYLLENPKKTDLATAIRTVGGPIALLPCVSLNFYEKCKDCNELTCGLNKVMLQTRDATLKILEKKTVADLIDT; encoded by the coding sequence ATGTTATCCAAAAAAACGCAATATGCCCTTAAAGCATTGGGTTATTTAGCCGGCAAATTTGGCGATGGACCTGTATTGATCTCTGAGATATCCAAGAAGAAAAAGATTCCAATCAAGTTTCTTGAAACCATATTGCTGGAATTGAAACAAGCGCAAATTTTGGATAGCAAAAAAGGCAAAGGCGGGGGTTATTATTTATTGGAAAACCCTAAAAAAACCGACCTGGCGACAGCCATACGTACTGTTGGAGGTCCTATTGCCCTTTTACCCTGTGTAAGTTTAAATTTTTATGAAAAATGTAAAGATTGCAACGAACTTACCTGCGGATTGAACAAAGTAATGCTGCAAACCAGAGATGCAACCTTAAAAATACTGGAGAAAAAAACTGTAGCTGACCTGATCGATACCTAG
- a CDS encoding autotransporter-associated beta strand repeat-containing protein, translated as MTALILFISILPGIALLCRHSYIPVFILSPILFFSVNSSAQTTLSYSHNSGYYSNYVDGTAGIFTQTANVQIGQYANTSGNKRIFSYRKFQTAGDNTGTNRSLQVGDSVIIAGSFCRAYGKIGMSLLCSPAAISVGTTWADRENNYALSVYIDGPTNTGNGTYSNWNVKGASTQTASFGGNQGTYHDFIFTFKLNAPDRMNVYVKDNTLGSTSSFYDVQLNNSNPITDFSIYLQDDYDGSANRNAYWGLTGVSNMSVTNTGTSTLGYGNSAFTESNVIANGFAANSIVTSSTNTFTKIGTGTITLSGANTYSGATTVSNGALLITGSTNASSAITVAAGATLGGTGAPTGTVSLSGNVAPGTSAGTNGTLSTGALTINAASTYNFDITNVSGTAGTNWDYVNSSGAITVNSTSGSPCTIYVVGNPTGFSSCSNYTWKIGTGISISGFSANKFFINTTGFSTSFGGTFSITQSGNDINLVYTAALATPTVSVSLTTGTNPACSGTSLTYTATASNVGGGTVTYNFLKNGGSVQTGTSNTYTNATLANNDQIQCNISISGGTCLSSSTANSNTITQGIDAAPTASNAGSNQTIGNCATTLSANNPSIGTGTWSVQSGMSALSTQFANVNTYNTTFTPAGGAGNYVLQWSIANGSCTASTSTVTITVQSGTIWTGASSSDWNVAGNWSCGSIPTSATDVTIPSGTINSPNITSANANCKNITINNGATLTLANYYKLTVAATGIFTNNGTFTAGNGAVTFAGTGTIAGSNSSTFYNLIINGTTTLTKAPIVTDSLQLNNSSSVNTNSPVYGSSSTLVYNINGAYTVNTEWTGNATTAGSGIPKDVIIQNNSVVTMPVGNRGLAGNLFINSGTLKLNGTGNDLYIAGNWTRASSATFTPNNSAVYMNGSAPQTISVTGGGTETFNYLRLTGTGSFVQSSSPATNITVNSNGGLTLGGGSLNINGQTFTVSGGGNLSLSTGTRTIISSVAGASFIASGSALTVTNGGTLSFDVNTTVKLSTSIDFANNATTINGILQLNNNGTVNNNPPKYANTSLLQYNSGSNTHNRGAEWNQSTGTVGTTAGYPYDIQVTNGTQLNVPNGTTLPALGIAHNLIIDNSAAFFMDYGSPATSNAITVGNDVLVNGDLSLGFGNGGDLYIGGNYTVAASITPNNNGRRIFFNNASNATQVITKTGGGTVYFDYIGISQPSGSTGKVQLSSSPATNIQINSSANNTSARQVRLEGGSLDLNGQTFTLNGTVANSTNIGVYNGTRNIISSAGAGTLNITGTPALGQPNLVVYPSASRVQIATNVTVRTSVGCDLDSMNFDGAFQLDQYGFVINSSPIYGPTSTLIYNNTASFNRNYEWTASSGTIDYTPGYPNDVIIQNNTLLHYGLSIVSSGNKVSRATRGNLTIQSGSSLDMDSTRYPLLVGKSVNINGALILSDSAGGDIKIGENWNRSSTGTWSSNDRAVYLDSSLTGTITASGGENFPYLYLLKNSVGNTVSLNDSVAITKKLGLYRGALDLVNKNLTIVSNRFATAVIDTTITSSNVSLPYSGSGRFYIERFISNDSSNDHSTTNVGQRGWNLLSTAQVTSTQTINEAWQEGAVSNANTVTGIVNPVAGYGTVITGPNKAGNISLGFDPGTQNNESIKYMNSAGTAWILPPNTKSTSINTAVGYLIFVRGNRTFIVGDQYKRTDTTTLRIKGKINVGDYSFNPAAASYQVVGNPYAAEINLSNLFNSNNPTIGSTYYAWDPLLNGTNLVGAYVTANFTAPNTWYYNIGVTSPAGMMPGKIESGQAFILKFLTTGSVAFHETDKTSVNGNLIFRPAQPPGLFGVLLNKTTAWGQKILSDGALQILGSTFSNLPSYTEDSKKLTSPGENICLTINGTTWAIDKRQDYTLFDTVFYKLNNLSKDIPYQLAFYNSNISNSLQPVLQDLYTGSNTLIKLSSDTTYYNFTITSDSLSSNPNRFRIVFSSALPGNALPVTFTSVAAHKVNNSIEVNWKTSQEINIIKYEIEHSDDGKSFTSIGQINATNLQSYSWLDEKIVSQSNYYRIKSIDATGKTSYSETVKVDIEQASSISVFPNPVTDKSIHLYMNNQPQGLYTICLFDMSGRLVFQNKISVSNHQSLYKLSITKTMTTGLYKMEIGNIGIADKYINVLIK; from the coding sequence ATGACTGCTTTAATTTTATTTATCAGCATTTTGCCAGGTATTGCTTTGCTATGTAGGCATAGCTATATACCTGTGTTTATACTTTCACCAATATTATTCTTCTCTGTTAATTCAAGTGCGCAAACAACCTTATCATACAGCCATAACAGCGGTTATTATTCTAACTATGTTGATGGCACAGCGGGAATATTTACGCAAACAGCTAATGTACAAATTGGGCAATATGCCAATACAAGTGGTAACAAAAGAATTTTTTCTTATCGTAAGTTTCAAACAGCAGGTGATAATACAGGCACCAATCGTTCATTACAAGTTGGTGATAGTGTAATAATAGCAGGAAGCTTTTGCAGAGCTTATGGAAAAATTGGAATGTCTTTATTATGCAGCCCTGCCGCTATATCCGTGGGAACTACCTGGGCTGACAGGGAAAATAATTATGCTTTGAGTGTTTACATCGATGGTCCTACCAATACCGGCAATGGCACTTACAGTAATTGGAATGTAAAGGGAGCTTCTACACAAACCGCAAGTTTTGGAGGCAACCAGGGAACTTATCACGATTTCATTTTCACGTTTAAATTAAATGCACCTGACAGGATGAATGTGTACGTTAAGGATAATACTTTAGGTAGCACTTCTTCTTTTTACGATGTACAATTAAATAATTCAAATCCTATAACTGATTTTTCTATTTACCTGCAGGATGATTATGATGGATCAGCGAATAGAAATGCTTATTGGGGTTTAACCGGAGTTTCCAATATGAGTGTTACCAATACAGGAACCTCTACCTTAGGCTATGGCAACAGCGCTTTTACTGAAAGTAATGTTATTGCGAATGGATTTGCTGCCAACTCCATTGTAACATCATCTACCAATACATTTACCAAAATTGGTACAGGTACCATTACATTAAGCGGAGCTAATACTTATTCAGGCGCTACAACTGTTAGTAATGGCGCATTGTTAATAACAGGAAGCACCAATGCATCAAGTGCTATAACAGTAGCAGCAGGTGCTACATTAGGTGGCACGGGTGCTCCTACGGGAACAGTCAGTTTATCCGGTAATGTAGCACCGGGAACAAGCGCAGGAACCAACGGAACTTTATCAACCGGTGCATTAACTATTAATGCCGCATCTACTTATAATTTTGATATCACTAATGTTTCAGGCACTGCAGGCACTAATTGGGATTATGTAAATTCAAGCGGAGCTATAACAGTTAATTCCACTTCCGGTTCACCTTGCACCATTTATGTAGTGGGTAATCCTACTGGGTTTAGCTCTTGCAGCAATTACACATGGAAAATAGGAACAGGTATAAGCATATCCGGTTTTTCTGCTAATAAATTTTTCATAAATACAACCGGCTTTAGTACTTCATTTGGTGGTACCTTTTCCATAACACAATCAGGCAATGATATTAATTTAGTGTACACGGCGGCGTTAGCCACCCCAACTGTGAGTGTTAGCTTAACTACAGGCACCAACCCCGCCTGTAGCGGAACATCTCTCACATATACGGCGACGGCAAGTAATGTTGGTGGAGGAACAGTTACTTATAACTTTTTAAAAAATGGTGGATCTGTGCAAACCGGAACATCCAATACATATACAAATGCCACTCTTGCGAATAATGATCAAATCCAATGTAATATTAGCATTAGTGGAGGTACATGTTTAAGCAGCTCTACAGCCAATTCAAATACTATTACACAAGGCATAGATGCCGCCCCCACCGCATCTAATGCAGGCAGCAACCAAACAATTGGAAATTGTGCTACTACATTATCTGCAAATAACCCAAGTATAGGCACGGGCACATGGAGCGTACAAAGTGGAATGAGTGCATTAAGTACACAGTTTGCTAATGTAAATACATATAATACGACATTTACTCCTGCGGGAGGCGCCGGCAATTATGTATTACAATGGTCAATAGCAAATGGTAGTTGCACCGCTTCAACATCAACTGTAACAATCACAGTCCAATCAGGAACAATATGGACCGGTGCTTCAAGTAGTGATTGGAATGTTGCAGGCAATTGGAGTTGCGGCAGCATACCAACAAGCGCTACTGACGTTACTATTCCATCAGGAACTATTAATAGTCCCAACATCACATCTGCAAATGCCAATTGTAAAAACATTACAATTAACAACGGAGCTACGTTAACGCTGGCAAATTATTATAAACTAACGGTGGCGGCTACAGGAATTTTTACCAACAATGGTACGTTTACTGCAGGCAATGGAGCCGTAACATTTGCAGGAACAGGTACCATTGCAGGCTCTAACTCTTCTACCTTTTACAATCTTATTATAAACGGAACAACTACACTTACTAAAGCACCAATCGTTACAGATAGCTTACAATTAAACAATAGTTCCTCTGTAAATACCAATTCTCCTGTGTATGGATCTTCATCTACATTAGTTTATAATATTAACGGAGCCTATACGGTGAATACAGAATGGACAGGCAATGCAACCACCGCCGGTAGCGGTATTCCAAAAGATGTAATTATCCAAAACAATTCTGTTGTTACAATGCCGGTGGGCAACAGAGGTTTAGCGGGCAATTTATTTATTAACTCAGGAACCTTAAAACTCAATGGTACCGGTAACGATCTATATATTGCCGGTAATTGGACAAGAGCTTCGTCTGCAACATTTACTCCTAATAACAGTGCTGTGTATATGAATGGCAGTGCTCCTCAAACCATCTCAGTAACAGGAGGTGGAACAGAAACATTCAACTATTTGCGTCTAACCGGTACAGGTAGCTTTGTCCAAAGCTCAAGTCCTGCTACTAATATCACTGTTAATTCAAATGGTGGATTAACACTAGGCGGCGGTTCATTAAACATTAACGGGCAAACATTTACTGTAAGTGGTGGTGGTAATTTAAGCTTGAGCACCGGAACGAGAACTATTATAAGTTCTGTTGCAGGAGCAAGCTTTATAGCAAGCGGGTCTGCGCTTACGGTTACCAATGGCGGCACTTTGTCTTTTGATGTAAATACCACAGTCAAATTAAGCACAAGCATTGATTTTGCAAATAATGCCACTACCATTAATGGAATATTACAACTTAATAATAACGGCACTGTAAATAATAATCCTCCTAAATACGCCAACACATCTTTGTTACAATACAATAGTGGAAGTAATACACATAATCGTGGAGCAGAATGGAACCAATCAACAGGTACAGTTGGGACTACTGCAGGCTATCCTTATGATATTCAGGTAACTAATGGAACACAATTAAATGTTCCTAATGGAACGACACTACCAGCATTAGGTATTGCACATAATTTAATTATTGATAATAGTGCAGCTTTTTTTATGGATTATGGCTCCCCGGCAACCAGTAATGCTATTACAGTTGGTAACGATGTTTTAGTAAATGGTGATCTTTCTTTAGGTTTCGGAAATGGCGGTGATCTATACATTGGCGGCAACTACACTGTTGCAGCAAGCATCACCCCCAACAATAATGGCAGAAGAATATTTTTTAATAACGCCTCTAATGCAACACAGGTTATTACAAAAACCGGAGGAGGCACTGTTTACTTCGATTATATTGGAATAAGCCAACCATCAGGCTCAACAGGAAAAGTACAATTAAGCAGCAGTCCCGCTACCAACATTCAAATAAATAGTTCTGCCAATAATACAAGTGCAAGGCAAGTTAGGTTAGAAGGTGGTAGTTTAGATCTGAATGGTCAAACATTTACATTAAACGGAACAGTTGCCAATTCCACTAATATCGGCGTATATAATGGCACAAGAAATATTATCAGCAGTGCAGGTGCCGGAACCCTTAACATTACAGGAACACCAGCATTAGGGCAACCGAATTTAGTTGTTTATCCTTCTGCAAGCAGAGTTCAAATTGCGACCAACGTTACTGTACGAACAAGTGTGGGATGCGACTTGGATAGCATGAATTTTGACGGAGCATTTCAATTAGATCAATATGGATTTGTGATCAACAGCTCACCTATCTACGGACCAACTTCTACCTTAATTTATAACAATACAGCATCGTTTAACAGAAACTACGAATGGACCGCTTCATCAGGAACTATTGATTACACTCCCGGCTACCCAAATGATGTAATTATTCAAAACAATACATTGCTTCATTATGGATTATCAATTGTATCATCCGGTAATAAAGTTTCCAGGGCAACAAGAGGAAATCTAACTATACAATCTGGTTCCTCTTTAGATATGGATAGTACAAGATATCCATTGCTGGTTGGCAAATCGGTTAATATAAACGGCGCACTGATATTGTCCGATAGTGCCGGTGGCGATATTAAAATCGGAGAAAACTGGAATCGTTCTTCAACCGGTACATGGAGCAGTAATGACAGAGCTGTTTATTTAGACAGTTCGCTTACCGGCACTATTACAGCTTCGGGCGGAGAAAATTTTCCTTATCTATACTTACTAAAAAATAGTGTAGGCAATACTGTTAGCCTGAATGACAGCGTCGCTATCACAAAGAAATTAGGTTTATACAGAGGAGCTCTTGATCTTGTCAACAAAAACCTGACGATTGTTTCAAACAGGTTTGCAACAGCAGTTATAGATACTACTATTACTTCGTCAAATGTTTCTTTACCCTATTCCGGTTCGGGAAGATTTTATATAGAGCGATTCATATCGAATGATTCAAGCAATGATCATAGTACTACCAATGTAGGGCAACGAGGATGGAATTTATTATCAACTGCGCAAGTAACAAGCACACAAACTATTAATGAAGCGTGGCAGGAAGGTGCTGTAAGCAACGCCAACACAGTAACCGGAATTGTAAATCCTGTTGCGGGTTATGGAACTGTAATTACAGGACCAAACAAAGCAGGAAACATTTCATTAGGCTTTGATCCTGGCACACAAAATAATGAATCTATTAAATACATGAATAGTGCCGGAACAGCATGGATATTACCGCCCAATACAAAATCAACTTCTATTAATACCGCTGTAGGCTACCTGATCTTTGTAAGAGGAAACAGGACTTTTATTGTGGGAGATCAATATAAAAGAACAGATACCACTACCTTAAGGATAAAAGGAAAAATAAATGTAGGTGATTATTCATTTAATCCTGCGGCCGCTTCTTACCAGGTAGTAGGCAACCCTTATGCTGCGGAAATTAATCTGAGCAACTTATTTAACAGCAACAATCCCACTATCGGCTCAACTTATTATGCATGGGATCCATTGCTCAATGGAACTAATTTAGTAGGAGCTTATGTTACAGCAAACTTTACTGCACCTAATACGTGGTATTATAACATCGGCGTAACAAGTCCTGCCGGCATGATGCCCGGAAAAATTGAATCAGGGCAGGCTTTTATTTTAAAATTTTTAACTACCGGCAGTGTTGCTTTTCATGAAACAGATAAAACTTCTGTAAATGGCAATTTGATCTTCCGCCCGGCTCAACCACCCGGTTTGTTTGGTGTACTATTAAATAAGACTACCGCATGGGGGCAAAAAATATTATCGGATGGCGCTTTACAAATTTTAGGTAGCACCTTTTCTAATCTGCCATCTTACACGGAAGACAGCAAAAAACTGACAAGTCCCGGTGAAAACATTTGTTTAACTATTAATGGTACAACGTGGGCTATAGATAAAAGACAGGATTATACTTTATTTGACACCGTCTTTTATAAATTAAACAACCTTTCAAAAGATATTCCTTATCAGTTAGCATTTTACAATAGTAATATATCTAACTCACTTCAACCTGTTTTACAGGACCTGTATACAGGAAGCAATACCTTAATAAAACTTTCTTCGGATACCACTTATTATAATTTCACCATTACCAGCGATTCTTTATCATCCAATCCAAATCGGTTTAGAATTGTGTTTAGCTCTGCATTACCCGGAAATGCGTTGCCTGTAACTTTTACTTCGGTTGCAGCTCATAAGGTCAATAACAGTATTGAAGTAAATTGGAAGACAAGCCAGGAAATAAATATTATTAAGTATGAAATTGAACATTCTGATGATGGAAAAAGCTTTACAAGTATCGGACAAATAAATGCAACCAATCTTCAATCTTATTCATGGTTAGATGAAAAAATTGTTAGCCAGTCAAACTATTATCGTATTAAAAGTATTGATGCCACCGGAAAGACGAGCTATAGTGAAACAGTAAAAGTAGATATTGAACAGGCTTCATCTATTTCTGTTTTTCCTAATCCTGTTACAGATAAGTCCATTCATCTGTACATGAATAATCAACCGCAAGGATTATATACGATATGCTTATTTGACATGAGTGGAAGACTAGTATTCCAAAATAAAATATCAGTAAGCAATCATCAGTCCTTATATAAATTATCAATAACCAAAACAATGACGACAGGATTATACAAAATGGAAATTGGGAATATAGGGATTGCAGATAAGTACATTAATGTGCTAATAAAATAA